The proteins below come from a single Rosa rugosa chromosome 2, drRosRugo1.1, whole genome shotgun sequence genomic window:
- the LOC133728118 gene encoding magnesium transporter MRS2-3-like, with the protein MRPHHQLLPQPSKSSPPAVEDPAGSHRPPAAGSVGLLGPRKKGTKATTSVRAWLLIDSEGNSQVLEAGKHAIMRRTGLPARDLRILDPVLRCPSTVLGRERAIVINLEHIKAIITAQEVLLVNSADLSVTPFVDELRRRLVRHQQATTIASEGNDDGHTKLHDLGESRQNSPSGQHDGVGKEVVKKQLYGSKVLSFEFVALETCLEAACTSLENEAKGLEKEAHPALEKLSSKISTLNLERVRQIKSRLVAISGRVQKVRDEIEHLLDDDEDMAEMYLTDKLSVESDLENSSASSMNEQMRDEMDDEIHQAAEVDDRNSDTGTGTSKQLDVEELEMLLEAYFVQIDGTLNKLSTLREDVDDTEDYINIMLDDKQNQLLQMGVVLSTATLVVNAFIVVAGIFGMNIGIELFHEELKTGNKKFMWTIGGSSMACVFFFVIAIAWGKHMRLLDIPSLFFVCSRRIRKN; encoded by the exons ATGAGACCTCATCATCAGCTTCTTCCCCAGCCCTCCAAGTCAAGCCCACCAGCCGTAGAAGACCCCGCCGGATCCCACCGTCCACCCGCCGCCGGGTCAGTGGGCCTTCTTGGGCCCAGGAAGAAAGGGACCAAGGCTACAACAAGTGTTCGTGCGTGGCTGCTGATTGACTCCGAAGGCAACTCTCAAGTTTTGGAGGCCGGAAAACACGCCATCATGCGGCGCACGGGTCTGCCGGCCCGGGACCTCCGGATCCTCGACCCGGTTCTGCGGTGCCCGTCGACGGTgctagggagagagagagctattGTTATAAACCTGGAACACATCAAGGCCATCATCACTGCCCAGGAGGTCTTGCTGGTCAACTCCGCTGACCTTTCTGTCACGCCGTTCGTTGACGAGCTTCGACGTAGGCTGGTCCGCCATCAACAAGCAACCACCATAGCTTCG GAGGGTAATGATGATGGTCATACAAAGTTGCATGATTTGGGAGAGTCGCGTCAGAATTCTCCAAGTGGTCAACATGATGGAGTAGGGaaagaagttgtgaagaagCAATTATATGGATCAAAGGTTCTTAGCTTTGAGTTTGTAGCACTGGAGACTTGTCTTGAGGCTGCTTGCACTTCCTTAGAAAATGAA GCAAAGGGATTGGAGAAAGAAGCTCATCCAGCTTTGGAGAAGCTCAGTTCCAAGATTAGTACTTTGAATTTAGAAcgtgtccgccaaatcaaaagCCGCTTGGTTGCTATATCAGGACGTGTCCAGAAG GTGAGGGATGAAATAGAACATTTgctagatgatgatgaagatatgGCTGAGATGTATCTGACTGACAAGCTTTCTGTTGAGTCAGACCTAGAGAACTCTTCTGCTTCATCCATGAATGAGCAGATGAgagatgaaatggatgatgAAATTCATCAAGCAGCAGAAGTGGACGACAG GAACAGCGATACTGGTACAGGTACAAGCAAGCAGCTTGATGTTGAGGAGCTAGAAATGCTTTTGGAGGCATACTTTGTCCAAATTGATGGCACACTAAACAAGTTATCCACG CTGAGGGAGGATGTAGACGACACAGAGGATTACATCAACATAATGCTGGATGACAAACAGAATCAGCTGCTGCAGATGGGAGTAGTTTTATCCACAGCAACACTTGTGGTGAATGCGTTTATCGTTGTTGCCGGGATCTTTGGCATGAATATAGGGATCGAACTGTTCCATGAAGAACTTAAAACAGGAAATAAGAAGTTCATGTGGACTATTGGTGGGAGTTCCATGGCGTGTGTATTCTTCTTTGTGATTGCCATTGCCTGGGGTAAGCATATGCGCTTGCTGGATATCCCATCACTGTTCTTTGTTTGCTCAAGGAGAATCAGAAAGAATTAA